One Luteimonas sp. MC1825 DNA segment encodes these proteins:
- the bamE gene encoding outer membrane protein assembly factor BamE yields the protein MRKLLVPVIVACLATGCGLVYKQPIYQGNLLKSSDVAQLQAGMNRQQVSALLGTPSVQDPFHQERWDYTASERTGRIGKTEVHNLTLWFEGDTLAKWEGDQFPDRDDELIKDVRRSFGPNLARDKKKTR from the coding sequence ATGCGCAAGCTCCTCGTCCCCGTCATCGTCGCCTGCCTCGCCACTGGCTGCGGGCTCGTCTACAAACAGCCGATCTACCAGGGCAACCTGCTGAAGAGCAGCGACGTCGCACAGCTGCAGGCGGGCATGAACCGCCAGCAGGTGTCGGCATTGCTCGGCACGCCATCGGTCCAGGACCCGTTCCACCAGGAGCGCTGGGACTACACCGCCAGCGAGCGCACCGGCCGCATCGGCAAGACCGAGGTGCACAACCTCACGCTGTGGTTCGAGGGCGACACGCTGGCCAAGTGGGAAGGCGACCAGTTCCCCGATCGCGACGACGAACTGATCAAGGACGTGCGGCGCTCGTTCGGCCCCAACCTCGCGCGCGACAAGAAAAAGACGCGCTGA
- a CDS encoding RnfH family protein, whose product MTSCASPTIRTPEVRVEVVLAFPRTHHSVQVELRDGARVADAIAACGLPLQAVACYAVFGERVTATTALRDGDRVELLRPLQVDPKDARRLRAARRR is encoded by the coding sequence ATGACTTCGTGCGCATCGCCGACGATCCGGACGCCTGAGGTGCGCGTCGAAGTGGTGCTCGCGTTTCCACGCACGCACCACAGTGTGCAAGTGGAACTGCGCGACGGCGCGCGCGTGGCCGACGCCATTGCCGCCTGCGGCCTGCCGCTGCAAGCAGTGGCTTGCTACGCGGTGTTCGGTGAGCGTGTCACCGCCACCACCGCGCTGCGCGATGGTGACCGGGTGGAGCTGTTGCGGCCGCTGCAGGTCGACCCCAAGGATGCCAGGCGGCTGCGCGCCGCGCGTCGCCGCTGA
- a CDS encoding type II toxin-antitoxin system RatA family toxin — translation MPIIKRSALVGHAASRMFALVNDIAAYPARFAWCDRAEVLESAPGRVLGRLELGIAGMRTWFTTENLLTPPQRIDMHLRDGPFKRLEGRWEFHALDESACKVTLSLDFEPRSRLLAPAMKLGFQGLVDRMVDDFVRIADDPDA, via the coding sequence ATGCCCATCATCAAGCGCTCAGCCCTGGTCGGACACGCCGCGTCGCGGATGTTCGCGCTGGTCAACGACATCGCGGCGTACCCGGCGCGGTTCGCGTGGTGCGATCGTGCCGAAGTGCTCGAGTCCGCACCGGGGCGCGTGCTCGGTCGACTCGAACTCGGCATCGCCGGCATGCGCACCTGGTTCACCACGGAGAACCTGCTCACGCCACCGCAGCGCATCGACATGCACCTGCGCGATGGCCCGTTCAAGCGCCTCGAAGGCCGCTGGGAGTTCCACGCGCTCGACGAGTCGGCGTGCAAGGTCACGCTCAGCCTGGATTTCGAGCCGCGCAGCCGCCTGCTGGCGCCGGCGATGAAGCTCGGCTTCCAGGGGCTGGTCGACCGCATGGTCGATGACTTCGTGCGCATCGCCGACGATCCGGACGCCTGA
- the smpB gene encoding SsrA-binding protein SmpB translates to MGKTAGKDKGKSGAGGTIALNKRARHEYHLEDRFEAGMALQGWELKAIRAGRANITESYAVVRSGEIFLFGAQITPLLQASTHVIADDRRTRKLLLHRREIDMLVGKVERDGYTIVPSAMYWKGNKVKIEISLAKGKQTHDKRDAARDRDWARDKQRVMRRHNRDA, encoded by the coding sequence ATGGGCAAGACTGCTGGCAAGGATAAGGGAAAGAGCGGCGCCGGGGGCACGATCGCGCTCAACAAGCGCGCGCGCCACGAGTACCACCTCGAGGACCGTTTCGAAGCCGGCATGGCGCTGCAGGGCTGGGAACTCAAGGCGATCCGCGCAGGCCGCGCCAACATCACCGAGAGCTACGCGGTGGTGCGCAGCGGCGAGATCTTCCTGTTCGGCGCGCAGATCACCCCGCTGCTGCAGGCGTCCACGCACGTCATCGCCGATGACCGCCGCACGCGCAAGCTGCTGCTGCACCGTCGCGAGATCGACATGCTGGTCGGCAAGGTGGAACGCGACGGCTACACCATCGTGCCCAGCGCGATGTACTGGAAGGGCAACAAGGTCAAGATCGAGATCTCGCTGGCCAAGGGCAAGCAGACCCACGACAAGCGCGACGCCGCCAGGGACCGCGACTGGGCGCGAGACAAGCAGC